Below is a genomic region from Flammeovirgaceae bacterium SG7u.111.
TGGTTTGAAAGTTCCAGAGCTGGTGTTTATGCACCTCGACGATTCTTTTAGCAAAACCGAGCCTGACGAAGAAATCCAAGACCTCTTAAAATTTAGCGTGGGGCTCAACTTGGGCTTGCACTACCTCTCAGGTGCCATCACCTACGATCCGTTGGTTTCCATTGCCGATCCAGTGTCTGCTTCAAAAGTAGTGCTACTCGACAGCATGATCACCAACATTGACCGGACGGCTAAAAACACCAACCTGCTAAATTGGAAAAATGAACTGTGGCTCATTGACCATGGGGCAAGCTTGTATTTCCACCACAACTGGGCGAGTTGGGAAAGCCACCTTCCCCGCACCTTTCCCAGTATAAAAGATCATGTGTTGCTCGAAAGAGCCGACCATTTGGAAAAAACGGCAAAAGAAATTCAGGCTTTGCTAACTCAAGCTAAAATAGAGGAAATTATCTCGATCATACCTGAAGAATGGCTAGATGACAAATCGAACACCATCACTCCCGACGAAATGAGAGCTGCTTATGTCCAATTTTTGAGCTCCAAACTAGCCAATATAGAACTACTAGCCAAAGAAGCGGAAGATGCAAGATAAAGTCACATACGAATATGCCGTCATCAGGGTAGTGCCC
It encodes:
- a CDS encoding HipA family kinase, with amino-acid sequence MSKIEIRTVNVVQYITPLREGGSLPAIVKADDDFMYVLKFRGAGQGKKALIAELIGGELARAIGLKVPELVFMHLDDSFSKTEPDEEIQDLLKFSVGLNLGLHYLSGAITYDPLVSIADPVSASKVVLLDSMITNIDRTAKNTNLLNWKNELWLIDHGASLYFHHNWASWESHLPRTFPSIKDHVLLERADHLEKTAKEIQALLTQAKIEEIISIIPEEWLDDKSNTITPDEMRAAYVQFLSSKLANIELLAKEAEDAR